TCTGCACCAGGTCCCGCACGATCGTCGGGTCCGCGATCACCTCCCGCTGCACCAGCTGCCGCGCGATCGCCAGGGCGAGCACGTAGACGCTGTCCTCGAGCTCGCGCACCACGCCGAGCCGTGCCGCGTCGAGCGCCTCGGCGGTGGAGACCAGCAGGCCCGCCGCCCGCTTGAGGGTCCGGTTGGCCTCGTCCATCGCCTCGGCGCGCCCCCGCTCGTGCCCCCGGGCCAGCGCCTCCTGCACCGGGTCCGGCCCCACGGGCTCCGCGTCGGCGGCCTCGGCCCCGGCCCGGCCCGCGAGCTCCGGCAGCGGCCACAGGGAGAACTTCGCGATGGCCGGGGCACGCGTCCCGTCCGCCGCGACGTCAGACGATGAGCTCGTCATCCCCGCCCCGTCCGCCCAGCACGATCTCGCCGGCCTCCTCGAGGGTGCGCACCGCGGCGATGATCCGCTGCTGCGCGGCCTCGACGTCCTTCACCCGCACCGGGCCGAGGAACTCCATTTCCTCCTGGAGCGCCTGGGCGGCGCGCTCCGACATGTTCTTCATGATGTGCTGGCGCAGCTCCTCGCTGGCCGCCTTGAGCGCCAGCGCCAGCTCCTTGCTGTCCACGTCGCGCAGGATCCGCTGCATCGACTTGCCGTCGAGCGTGATCAGGTCCTCGAAGGCGAACATCAGGTTGGTGATCTGCTGCGCCAGGTCGTGGTTGCGCTGGGTGATCGACTCGATGATCGCCTTCTCCACCGAACCGCTGGCGAGCGTCAGCACCTTGGCCACCGCCGCCGGCCCGCCGGAGAGGGTCATCTCCTGCGACAGCGTCAGGTCGGTCTTGCTGGAGAGGCCCTGCTCCACCACCGCCACCATGTCGGGCGCCACCTTTTCCATCCGGGCCACCCGGTAGAGCACGTCGCTGGCCAGGTCGGTGTCCATCACCTCGATGACGGTGGCGGCCTGCTTGGTCTCCAGGTGGGCCAGGATGAGCGCCAGGGTCTGCGGGTGCTCCCCGCGCAGCACCGAGAGCAGCACCTCCGGCGCCGCCTTCTTGAGCTTCTTGAGCCCGCTGTCGGTGAGCTGCTCCTTGATCCGCTCCAGGATGGACCGCGCCTTGGCCGGGCCGAAGGACTGCTCCAGGATCTCCTGCGCCCGGCCCAGGCCGCCCTCGGAAAGCGACTGCACCGCCCGCGCCACCTGGCGGTACTCCATCAGCACGCCCTCGACCGTGCGGGTGTCGGCGAGCGGCATCGCGGCGATCTCGCGCGACACCACCTCCACCTGCTCGGGGGCGAGGAGCTGCATGACCTTGGAGGCCACCTCCGTCCCGAGCGACATGCACAGGACGGCGGCCTTCTGGGCGCCGCTCAGCGGCTCGCGTTCGGCGGCGGTGGCCATCAGGCGTCCTGGGTGAGCCAGGCCTTGACCACCGACGCCGCCATGTCCGGGCGCTGGGTGGACTCGGCCTGGACCTCGTTCTTGAGCTTGCTGGTCGACGCGGAGAGCGCCGGCACCTTCACCGCGGGGAGCTCCCGCTCCCCGTCGCCGTCGTCATCCCCGCCCCCCGCCCCCCCGAGGCTGCGGCCCCCGGTCCCCGCGGCCCCGCCACCCGTGGCCCCGCCACGCGCCGGCTTGAGCGCCTTGAGCGCCAGGAGGAAGGCCGCGAGGATGCCGACCAGGCCCACCACGGGGCGGCTGAAGCGCTCCACCACCACCAGGACCTGCTCGGTGCCGCCGCCCTCGCTGGTCCCGGAGTCGGCCACCAGCACGAGCGGCTCGAACGGGAGCGCGTTCACGGTGATCCGGTCGCCGCGGGTGGAGTCCATGCCGATGGCGTCGCGGACGATCTGCTCGTAGCGCGGCAGCTCCTGCGCCAGGGAGGCGCCGGGACCGGCCACCTTCTCGATCGCCTTCTGGTCGATGAGCACGGCCACGGTGAGCCGCTCGATCTGGCCCGGCGCGCCGGTGACTTTCTCCACCACCCGGGAATTGAGGTAGGTGTTGTTGACCACGGTCGAGGTGCCGCCGTCGAGGCTGTCGGCCCCGGAGGCCTCGCTGCGCTGCTCGTTCTGCAGCACGGCGCCGTCGGGGTTGTAGCTCTCGCTGGTGGTCTCCTTCTGCTCCACGTCGAGCCGGGCGCTCACCGTCACCTGCGCCCCGCCGGTGCCGAGCACCGTGGCGAGCATCTTCTCCGCGCTGGCGGCCAGGTAGTGCTCCACCCGGCTCTGCTGGTCCAGCTGGCGGGAGGTCAGGCCTCCCGCCGCCGCGTCGTTGGGGGCGGAGAGCAGCCGGCCGTCGGCATCGAGCACCGCCACCTGGTCGGGGTTGAGGGCGGGGACGGCGTTCGCCACGAGGTAGGTGATGCTGGCCACCTCCTCGGAGCTGAGCGCCCGGCCGCCCCGCGCGGTGATGACCACCGAGGCCTTGGCCGGCCGGTCCAGCTTGCGCAGCGCGCTCGTCTCCGGCACGCCCAGGTGCACCGCCGCCCGCTCGATGCCGTGCAGCTGCTCCAGGGTCTTGGCCAGCTCCCCCTCGAGGGCGCGCCGCTCCAGGCTCTTCATCTCGCTCTCGGTGCGGCCCCAGTTGGGGCCGTCGAGCAGCTCGTTGCCCGGCTTCTCGCCGTCGGCGCGGATGCCCTGCTTGGCGATCGCCACCCGCGCCTGCGCCACCGCCGCGGCCGGCACCAGGATCTCGGTCCCGCCGCTGGTCAGCTCGAACGCGATGCTGCCCTTGGTCAGCGCGTCGGCCATCGCGGCCGCCTCCCGCAGCTCCAGGCCCCGGTACAGCGTCACCAGCGTCGGCTGGTCGGCGTAGCGGTACATCGTCCACATGACGATGAGCGCCACGGCCACCGCGCCGAAGGCGAGGAACCGCCGGGTGCCGTTGAGGCCGCGGACACCGTCGATCATGCCGGGCGGAAGCGCGCTGGTCATTGCGTCAGGATCTCTCGCTCAGGGGGCGGCGCCCGGCCCGCGGCGCGGGCCGGGACGCCGCCGTCATCAGATCTGCATGTTCATCACCGACCGATAGGCGTCGGTGACCTTGTTGCGCATCTCCACCAGGAACTCGAGGGCGATCCCCGCTTCCTCGCTGGCGGCCATCACCTGGTGCAGCTCCACCGGCTCCCCGCGCACGAAGCGCGCGATCAGCGCGGAGGCGTCCTCCTGCATCTGGTGGGTGTCGTTCACCACCCGTGCCAGCGTGTCGGCGAAGGACGGCCCGCTCGCGGGGGCCTGGAACCGGTCCAGCGCCCGGTCGAGCGGCGTGAGGCGCGGGCCATCAGGGCGAATCGGCGCGGTCATCGCTCAGCCTGTCACGTCGAGCCGCAGGCCCCGCGGCGCGTCGGGGGTGAGGCCGGCGTGCCCGCCCCGCGCGTAGGTGATCTGTCCCAGCGCCGCGATCTGGTCGAAGTAGGCCCGCTCCTCGTCCGTCAGGACCGAGCGGAGCTGCTCTGCCTGCGACGGCGCCATCCCGGCCGGCGTCGCGGGCGCCGCGGCCGGGAGCCGGGGGGTGATGCCATAGGCCCGTGCCGCGCGGAGCGCGGACGGCAACGGGGAGGAACCGCCGGGAATCTGCATGGGGCCGTCTCGCTCAGATGTCGATGGCGCGCTTGAGCATGGCCTTCGCCGCCTGGAAGACGGTGGCGTTGGCCTCGTGCACCCGGCGCGCGATCATCAGGTCCACGATCTCGGTGTTGACGTCCACGTTGGTGCGCTTGACGAACCCGTTCGCGTCGGCGTCGGGGTGGCCGGGGTCGTAGTCCTCGCTCCCCGGCCGCGTGTCCTGCACCACCCCCGCGGCCTGCACCCCGCCGGCGGCGTCGCGCTGGAACACGACCACCTGCCGCTGGTACGGCCCGCCGTCCGGCGTGCGGGTGGTCTCCGCGTTGGCGATGTTCTGGGAGATGATGTCGAGGGCGCGGCTCATGGCGCCCATCCCCGCCCCGCTCACGCCCAGCGGCTTGAGCAGCGAACGCACCGGTCGGGGCGGCCAGGCGCCGGCGCCGGGGATCCTAGCCATTGTTCTTGATCGCGGTGCGGAGTCCCTGGTAGGCCTGCGACAGCAGCTTGGCGCTCGCGTCGTAGCGCAGCTGGGTGCTCGCCAGGTCCACCATCTCCTTCTCCAGGTCCACCTTCGGGGCACCGGCCTGCTGCCCCGCCAGCGCCTGGTCGAAATCGGCGTTTCCGCTCGCCGGCAGGGCGCTGGCCACCCGCGCCGCGATGCCACGCTGGGTGCGGCTGGCATCATCCAGGCTCCAGCGCAACCCGCCGATGCGGGTCTGGTTACCGAAGAACGCGGAGAACATCGAGGCCTCGCTCGGGCGGAAGGGTCCACCCCCGGCTAAGGCAATCGCGGTGCCGTCTCGGTCGGGCGTGCCGCGCCGACCCGGCGCTGCATGGGCAAGTCGTTGTCGCGGGATGGGTTGGGGCGGACCGGCGAGGCGGGAGAACGCGGGGCTGCGGCACGAGTGGCCAGCATCTGGACGGCAGAGCCGGCAGGGACGACGGCACAATCTTCCGGCTAGGTGGCACCTCCGGGCACCACCGGCATCGGCGCCCCGATGGGGTCGAGCGCCGCCCGTACCGCGCGGGCCAGGTTCTCGCGCGTCATCGGCTTGGCGAGCACGTCGCGGACCCCGGCCGCCTGGATCTCCTCCGGTGTCACGGCGCCGCCATACCCGGTGGAGAGGAGGATCGGCAGGTCGGGCCGCAGCGCCAGCGCGGCACGCGCCAGGTCGGTGCCGCGCATGCCGGGCATGGTGAGGTCGGTGATCAGCAGGTCGAGGTCCGCCGGGTCGGCGGCGATGGTGGCGAGGGCGTCGGTGGGGCTGGTGAAGGCGCGGACCCGGTACCCCATCCGCTCGAGCTGCCGCTGCCCCAGCGCCACCAGCGCCGGCTCATCGTTCACCAGCAGGATCCGTTCGGCGCCCCCAGCGGGGCCTTCCCCCAAGGCGGCTGCCACGGGTGGCGCCGAGGCCACCGCGGGAAGGAAGATGTCGAACTGGGTGCCTCGCCCCGGTTCACTCCGCGCCGTGATGGCGCCCCCG
The Gemmatimonadota bacterium DNA segment above includes these coding regions:
- the fliG gene encoding flagellar motor switch protein FliG, with the translated sequence MATAAEREPLSGAQKAAVLCMSLGTEVASKVMQLLAPEQVEVVSREIAAMPLADTRTVEGVLMEYRQVARAVQSLSEGGLGRAQEILEQSFGPAKARSILERIKEQLTDSGLKKLKKAAPEVLLSVLRGEHPQTLALILAHLETKQAATVIEVMDTDLASDVLYRVARMEKVAPDMVAVVEQGLSSKTDLTLSQEMTLSGGPAAVAKVLTLASGSVEKAIIESITQRNHDLAQQITNLMFAFEDLITLDGKSMQRILRDVDSKELALALKAASEELRQHIMKNMSERAAQALQEEMEFLGPVRVKDVEAAQQRIIAAVRTLEEAGEIVLGGRGGDDELIV
- the fliF gene encoding flagellar M-ring protein FliF; the protein is MTSALPPGMIDGVRGLNGTRRFLAFGAVAVALIVMWTMYRYADQPTLVTLYRGLELREAAAMADALTKGSIAFELTSGGTEILVPAAAVAQARVAIAKQGIRADGEKPGNELLDGPNWGRTESEMKSLERRALEGELAKTLEQLHGIERAAVHLGVPETSALRKLDRPAKASVVITARGGRALSSEEVASITYLVANAVPALNPDQVAVLDADGRLLSAPNDAAAGGLTSRQLDQQSRVEHYLAASAEKMLATVLGTGGAQVTVSARLDVEQKETTSESYNPDGAVLQNEQRSEASGADSLDGGTSTVVNNTYLNSRVVEKVTGAPGQIERLTVAVLIDQKAIEKVAGPGASLAQELPRYEQIVRDAIGMDSTRGDRITVNALPFEPLVLVADSGTSEGGGTEQVLVVVERFSRPVVGLVGILAAFLLALKALKPARGGATGGGAAGTGGRSLGGAGGGDDDGDGERELPAVKVPALSASTSKLKNEVQAESTQRPDMAASVVKAWLTQDA
- the fliE gene encoding flagellar hook-basal body complex protein FliE, which encodes MTAPIRPDGPRLTPLDRALDRFQAPASGPSFADTLARVVNDTHQMQEDASALIARFVRGEPVELHQVMAASEEAGIALEFLVEMRNKVTDAYRSVMNMQI
- the flgC gene encoding flagellar basal body rod protein FlgC; translated protein: MARIPGAGAWPPRPVRSLLKPLGVSGAGMGAMSRALDIISQNIANAETTRTPDGGPYQRQVVVFQRDAAGGVQAAGVVQDTRPGSEDYDPGHPDADANGFVKRTNVDVNTEIVDLMIARRVHEANATVFQAAKAMLKRAIDI